The Pseudomonas iranensis genome includes a window with the following:
- the atuD gene encoding citronellyl-CoA dehydrogenase produces MIFTPEHEALRRTVRQFVTHEINPHVEEWEKAGRFPIHEIFRKAGELGLLGISKPEKFGGMGLDYSYSIVAAEEFGTIHCGGIPMSIGVQTDMCTPALARFGSDELREEFLRPAITGEQVGCIGVSEVGAGSDVAGLKTTARKDGDDYVINGSKMWITNSPSADFICLLANTSDDKPHINKSLIMVPMTAPGISLSSHLDKLGMRSSETAQVFFDNVRVPQRNRIGHEGAGFMMQMLQFQEERLFGAANMIKGLEYCIDSTIEYCKERKTFGNALIDNQVIHFRLAELQTEIECLRALVYQATEQYIKGQDVTRLASMAKLKAGRLGREVSDSCLQYWGGMGFMWDNPVARAYRDVRLVSIGGGADEIMLGIICKLMGILPGKKK; encoded by the coding sequence ATGATCTTCACCCCGGAACACGAAGCCCTGCGCCGCACCGTCCGCCAGTTCGTCACGCACGAGATCAACCCGCACGTCGAAGAGTGGGAAAAGGCCGGGCGCTTTCCGATCCACGAGATTTTCCGCAAGGCCGGCGAACTGGGTTTGCTGGGCATTTCCAAGCCGGAAAAATTCGGCGGCATGGGCCTTGATTACAGCTATTCGATTGTCGCCGCTGAAGAGTTCGGCACCATTCATTGCGGCGGGATTCCGATGTCGATTGGCGTGCAGACCGACATGTGCACACCCGCCCTCGCCCGCTTCGGCTCCGACGAACTGCGCGAAGAGTTCCTCCGGCCGGCGATCACGGGCGAACAGGTCGGTTGCATCGGCGTCTCCGAAGTAGGTGCCGGTTCCGATGTCGCCGGGCTGAAAACCACGGCGCGCAAGGACGGCGACGACTACGTGATCAACGGCAGCAAAATGTGGATCACCAACTCGCCGAGCGCCGATTTCATCTGCCTGCTCGCCAACACTTCGGACGACAAGCCGCACATCAACAAGTCGCTGATCATGGTGCCGATGACCGCCCCGGGGATCAGCCTCAGTTCGCACCTGGACAAGCTCGGAATGCGCAGCTCGGAAACCGCGCAGGTGTTCTTCGACAACGTGCGCGTGCCGCAACGCAATCGCATCGGCCATGAAGGCGCGGGGTTCATGATGCAGATGCTGCAGTTCCAGGAAGAACGCCTGTTCGGCGCGGCGAACATGATCAAGGGCCTGGAATATTGCATCGACAGCACCATCGAGTACTGCAAGGAGCGCAAGACCTTCGGTAATGCGCTGATCGATAACCAAGTGATCCACTTCCGCCTCGCCGAATTGCAGACCGAAATCGAATGCCTGCGCGCGCTGGTCTATCAGGCCACCGAGCAGTACATCAAAGGCCAGGACGTCACGCGCCTGGCATCGATGGCCAAGCTCAAGGCCGGGCGTCTCGGCCGTGAAGTCAGCGACAGCTGCCTGCAATATTGGGGCGGCATGGGCTTCATGTGGGACAACCCGGTGGCCCGCGCCTATCGCGATGTGCGCCTGGTATCGATTGGCGGCGGCGCCGACGAAATCATGCTGGGGATCATCTGCAAACTGATGGGCATTCTGCCGGGGAAAAAGAAATGA